Proteins co-encoded in one Christiangramia fulva genomic window:
- a CDS encoding NADH-quinone oxidoreductase subunit A: MQEYIILFLILFFTVAFIGCLYLAKKAMVKTKNEPGKNIPFESGHLHKKPVWGRYHIHYYGYALLFLAFDMEMAYMYPWAVVYKKLGIAALLDMGVFLLILFLGLLYTWSQGGLRRQ, from the coding sequence ATGCAGGAATATATCATACTTTTTTTAATACTATTTTTTACAGTCGCTTTCATTGGCTGTCTTTATCTGGCAAAAAAAGCTATGGTAAAGACGAAGAACGAACCAGGAAAGAATATCCCTTTTGAAAGTGGGCATTTACACAAAAAACCGGTATGGGGAAGATACCATATACATTATTACGGCTATGCCCTGCTTTTTCTGGCTTTTGATATGGAAATGGCCTATATGTACCCATGGGCTGTTGTATATAAAAAATTGGGTATCGCCGCCCTCCTGGATATGGGAGTTTTCCTGCTAATCCTTTTTCTGGGGTTGTTGTACACATGGAGCCAGGGAGGGCTTAGACGGCAATGA
- a CDS encoding TolC family protein, with translation MYRNIVSAVCGILISIGSFAQDAGMDGILQQISRNNRQLKAYQSYMASQNLGNKSENNLQDPQVSAFYLPFGEHQTGDYSEYQVSQQFEFPTVYGARSKRIEKQKELLELEYETVRQEVLLNAKKQLLELQTLQKRKELEEKRVEQAKQVYDQIQRLFDAEQIGILELNKAKVAWLQEQFELDQVNIRIRNTLLEVQKLNGGNSIEAEPVQFFTDPELAEMQTLWEEKLSADAEIQQLKARENLAQQLVKLEKNKILPDLSIGYNYQGVNSSNYSGFLGGLSIPLWNSKNKVKAAEANLQYNQANTGAETAELYTRFQENYQQYQLLKRKYEEYQETFKDLNSEELLFKAYELGEFSFLDYYHEVEFYRQAYNNMLEMEKELLQLKATLLKHQL, from the coding sequence ATGTACAGAAATATAGTTTCCGCTGTATGCGGAATACTAATCTCCATAGGCTCATTTGCCCAGGATGCCGGGATGGATGGTATTTTGCAGCAGATAAGCCGGAATAACAGGCAACTCAAGGCATATCAGTCGTATATGGCAAGTCAGAATCTAGGTAATAAGTCAGAAAATAATCTACAGGATCCACAGGTTTCAGCCTTTTATCTTCCATTCGGTGAGCACCAAACCGGTGATTATAGTGAATATCAAGTTTCTCAGCAATTTGAGTTTCCTACAGTTTATGGAGCGCGGAGTAAGCGAATTGAAAAGCAAAAGGAATTATTGGAACTGGAATATGAAACTGTGCGTCAGGAAGTATTACTGAATGCCAAAAAGCAGCTTTTGGAATTGCAGACTTTGCAAAAACGAAAAGAGCTGGAGGAAAAAAGAGTGGAGCAGGCCAAACAGGTGTATGATCAAATTCAGCGTTTATTCGATGCAGAACAAATTGGTATCCTGGAACTGAATAAAGCTAAAGTAGCCTGGTTACAGGAGCAGTTTGAACTGGATCAGGTCAACATCAGGATCAGGAACACGTTGCTGGAAGTTCAGAAATTGAACGGTGGAAATTCCATTGAGGCAGAACCGGTCCAATTTTTCACAGATCCTGAGTTGGCCGAAATGCAGACGCTTTGGGAAGAAAAGCTTTCCGCAGATGCCGAAATTCAGCAGTTAAAAGCTCGTGAGAATCTTGCCCAACAGCTGGTAAAACTGGAAAAGAATAAAATTCTTCCAGACCTAAGCATTGGTTATAATTACCAGGGAGTGAATTCCAGTAATTATTCCGGTTTCTTAGGAGGACTATCCATCCCGCTCTGGAACAGCAAGAACAAAGTAAAAGCTGCTGAGGCAAATTTGCAATATAACCAGGCGAATACTGGCGCTGAAACTGCGGAGCTATACACCAGGTTTCAGGAAAATTATCAGCAGTATCAATTATTGAAGAGAAAATACGAGGAATACCAGGAGACTTTTAAAGACCTGAATTCCGAAGAACTTTTATTTAAAGCCTACGAACTTGGGGAATTTTCATTTCTGGATTATTACCATGAAGTGGAGTTCTACCGGCAGGCTTATAACAATATGCTGGAGATGGAGAAAGAACTCCTTCAGCTTAAAGCAACACTTTTAAAACATCAATTATAA
- a CDS encoding DUF302 domain-containing protein, with the protein MEYYFNKTITGEFEEVIEKVTDELEKEGFGVLTEIKVTETLKKKLDIDFKKYRILGACNAPYAHKALKAEDKIGTMLPCNVIVQEMGNGKIEVAAVNPISSMQAVKNKDLEQVATEIGDKLKQVIARL; encoded by the coding sequence ATGGAATATTATTTTAACAAGACTATTACGGGAGAATTTGAAGAAGTAATTGAAAAAGTTACAGATGAACTGGAAAAGGAAGGTTTTGGGGTACTAACTGAAATAAAAGTCACCGAAACCCTTAAGAAAAAACTGGATATCGATTTTAAAAAGTATCGTATTCTGGGAGCCTGCAATGCCCCTTATGCTCACAAAGCATTGAAAGCAGAAGATAAGATTGGCACCATGTTACCTTGTAATGTTATTGTCCAGGAAATGGGAAATGGAAAAATTGAAGTCGCTGCAGTAAATCCAATATCATCTATGCAGGCGGTAAAAAACAAAGACTTGGAACAGGTCGCCACAGAAATTGGAGATAAGTTAAAGCAAGTAATAGCCAGGCTATAA
- the nuoK gene encoding NADH-quinone oxidoreductase subunit NuoK, with translation MIELISVLIIGAILFGIGLYGALGQTNLVMIMMGVELMLGAAMLNLVAFWRYLHPENFSLQVFVLVGMTVMALEAAVGFAIATQRFRTKGSVEMEEASDMKE, from the coding sequence ATGATAGAACTCATAAGCGTTTTAATTATTGGTGCCATTCTTTTTGGAATAGGCCTTTATGGAGCTCTCGGTCAAACAAACCTGGTAATGATCATGATGGGTGTAGAACTTATGTTGGGGGCAGCCATGCTCAACCTCGTAGCATTCTGGAGGTACCTTCATCCGGAAAATTTTTCGCTACAGGTATTTGTTCTTGTGGGAATGACAGTAATGGCATTGGAAGCTGCCGTAGGATTTGCTATTGCCACCCAGCGTTTCAGGACCAAAGGATCTGTAGAAATGGAAGAAGCAAGTGATATGAAAGAGTAA
- a CDS encoding NADH-quinone oxidoreductase subunit J family protein has protein sequence MSTFRLIILILLGLGAIWFAWRVFMTSSMVRSAFSLLAAMAILGAMFLVMRAEFLAVLQIMMMATEMSIMAIFMMMYMMDPGGMGDMDMSHQKKASISMAVVAGMAVILIVGFSQWDSPIEKVPATAQQNYDLGMELMKRSMMIFETAGTSILVAMVAAAATALPFKNRKK, from the coding sequence ATGAGCACTTTTAGATTAATAATACTCATCCTGCTGGGGCTGGGGGCCATATGGTTCGCCTGGCGGGTATTCATGACCAGCAGCATGGTACGTTCGGCCTTTTCATTGTTAGCGGCCATGGCCATATTGGGTGCGATGTTTTTGGTGATGCGTGCCGAATTTCTTGCTGTGCTGCAAATAATGATGATGGCCACGGAAATGAGTATCATGGCTATTTTTATGATGATGTATATGATGGATCCCGGAGGAATGGGTGATATGGATATGTCCCACCAGAAAAAAGCTTCAATAAGTATGGCTGTAGTAGCCGGTATGGCGGTCATCCTGATCGTAGGCTTTTCCCAATGGGACTCGCCTATTGAAAAGGTACCCGCCACCGCCCAGCAAAATTATGATTTGGGTATGGAATTGATGAAACGCTCCATGATGATTTTTGAAACCGCCGGTACTTCCATTCTTGTTGCGATGGTTGCGGCGGCGGCTACTGCATTGCCTTTTAAAAACAGAAAAAAATGA
- a CDS encoding DoxX family protein — protein MKATISVSYRSVQLFRILLSGIFLVASFNHILNLEKTLNRIDQARFKGIAYFFGNPEYLVIMSGIVMMMAGFCLLIGYKTRWAAVALAAVIIPITLTVQVGQIHTLGPLFKNIAILGGLLFFILNDIQTFKK, from the coding sequence ATGAAAGCAACTATTTCTGTATCCTACAGATCGGTACAGCTATTTCGCATTTTACTTAGCGGAATATTTTTAGTAGCGAGTTTTAATCATATTTTGAATCTGGAAAAAACGCTAAATCGGATTGATCAGGCGAGGTTTAAAGGCATTGCCTACTTCTTTGGTAATCCTGAATATTTGGTGATCATGTCGGGAATTGTAATGATGATGGCTGGATTTTGCTTGCTTATCGGCTATAAAACCCGATGGGCAGCAGTAGCCCTGGCAGCAGTGATAATACCAATAACTTTAACCGTCCAGGTAGGACAGATTCACACTTTAGGTCCTCTTTTTAAAAATATAGCCATATTAGGAGGGCTTCTATTTTTTATATTAAACGATATTCAAACTTTTAAAAAATAA
- a CDS encoding DsrE family protein has protein sequence MKKLILGVFLLTLAFSNALIAQTSTHEHHSHNYVVLTKKIPQLQPIILTAEALAEEDGESFGDFQAIICGKTVQELTDKEMMKSFIEKAEEAHVKIVVCGFSLKKFKVNKEDIPEELEVVDNGILHDFQLQKKGYLSIEL, from the coding sequence ATGAAAAAGCTAATTTTAGGAGTATTTCTTTTAACACTCGCATTTTCGAATGCACTAATTGCACAAACATCCACACACGAACATCACTCACATAATTATGTGGTGCTTACGAAAAAGATTCCCCAACTTCAGCCAATTATTTTAACTGCTGAGGCGCTGGCGGAAGAAGATGGGGAGAGTTTCGGGGATTTCCAGGCGATTATCTGTGGAAAAACCGTACAGGAACTTACAGATAAAGAAATGATGAAAAGCTTTATTGAAAAAGCTGAAGAAGCCCACGTAAAAATTGTGGTATGTGGGTTCTCCTTAAAAAAGTTTAAAGTCAATAAAGAAGATATCCCAGAGGAACTTGAAGTTGTGGACAATGGTATCTTGCATGATTTTCAGCTGCAAAAGAAAGGTTATTTGAGTATAGAACTCTAA
- a CDS encoding DUF302 domain-containing protein yields the protein MKNQNYTESQHTAFCISQRYGSQPFSEILDNIKGALKRREFDILFELNLKDYLKNHLKDMPSQVILSVCNPETAFSALSKDPQTGIFLPCSVTVKEIEQGNIKVSIEDTGITWSPSKELTQIARKTTETLKGILPEAEQPGMKL from the coding sequence ATGAAAAACCAGAATTATACTGAAAGCCAGCATACTGCTTTTTGTATAAGCCAGCGGTATGGTTCCCAACCATTTTCTGAAATTTTAGATAACATAAAGGGAGCCTTAAAAAGAAGGGAGTTTGATATTCTTTTTGAATTAAACCTAAAAGATTATTTAAAAAACCACTTAAAAGATATGCCCTCACAGGTTATATTATCCGTTTGTAATCCGGAGACGGCTTTCAGTGCACTTTCAAAAGATCCACAAACGGGTATTTTTCTGCCTTGTTCTGTAACTGTAAAAGAAATTGAACAGGGAAATATAAAAGTTTCCATTGAAGATACCGGTATTACCTGGTCACCGTCTAAGGAACTAACCCAAATTGCAAGAAAAACTACTGAAACCTTAAAGGGGATTTTACCCGAGGCTGAACAGCCGGGAATGAAGCTTTAA
- a CDS encoding complex I subunit 1/NuoH family protein, whose product MMMWILILCLFCVSIYAISVVEHWSIYRHWDFMYPFSAFASSFVQEDVKPRMHDRTFLQTAPILFIVAAVLSVSVLPFAKEFILVKLGTAALFINAAFAYIMVSMVLAGWAPNGLYSMVGGWRFLGQLIAYSMPIVMAITSTVMRAESMDMTEIVKSQYELWNIIYQPLGFILFYLASLALAFLPPFDIPNSLGELSGGVFSEYTGKKLLIFRIGRLILIFSLALATANLFLGGWFGPFLPGFVWIFLKTGAVAISYFFFGRLMPRLRHDHSLEWSWKYGTPLALINILWVGILLLL is encoded by the coding sequence ATGATGATGTGGATACTTATATTATGTCTGTTTTGCGTTAGTATCTATGCTATTTCGGTAGTGGAACACTGGTCCATTTACCGGCATTGGGATTTTATGTACCCTTTTTCGGCATTTGCCTCCTCCTTTGTACAGGAAGATGTAAAGCCAAGGATGCATGACAGGACTTTTTTGCAAACGGCACCAATCCTTTTTATTGTGGCGGCAGTCCTTTCAGTAAGCGTGCTTCCCTTTGCGAAAGAATTTATTTTGGTAAAATTGGGTACGGCAGCGCTTTTCATAAACGCGGCCTTCGCCTATATTATGGTTTCTATGGTACTTGCAGGCTGGGCTCCTAACGGGTTATACTCTATGGTTGGCGGCTGGCGCTTTCTTGGTCAGCTCATCGCCTACTCCATGCCCATAGTAATGGCCATCACCTCGACAGTTATGAGGGCCGAATCTATGGACATGACAGAAATTGTGAAATCGCAATATGAATTGTGGAATATTATTTATCAACCACTGGGTTTTATCCTCTTTTATTTGGCTTCCCTGGCGCTGGCGTTTTTACCACCATTTGATATTCCCAATTCCTTAGGGGAACTTTCCGGCGGAGTTTTTTCAGAATATACCGGGAAAAAACTCCTAATCTTTAGAATTGGAAGGCTCATACTTATATTTAGCCTTGCCCTTGCCACGGCCAATTTGTTCCTGGGAGGATGGTTTGGACCGTTTCTCCCGGGCTTCGTTTGGATATTTTTAAAAACAGGGGCTGTTGCAATTTCCTATTTCTTCTTCGGAAGGCTTATGCCGCGGCTGAGACATGACCACTCACTTGAGTGGAGCTGGAAATACGGTACCCCATTGGCATTAATCAACATCCTTTGGGTGGGAATACTTTTGTTGTTATGA
- a CDS encoding multicopper oxidase family protein, with product MKNNDRRKFIKLGFSGASMLIAWPFLQSCVNGNNKYDNDPLKLSPDFQPHLDIKLNAVERDMALLEGKKTRCWTFESELIKGNPESLQQIAGSYLGPIIKVDKGQKIRIRFTNSLPQESIVHWHGMHVPEEYDGHPNDVISNGETYVYEYTVMNRAGTYWFHPHPHGETGEQVYMGLAGLLLVSDKEEKKLNLPAGEFDLPVVIQDRSFNDDNQLVYLDGGRMDKMMGFLGDRICINGRANQQLDLKAGCSYRLRFLNGSNSRFYKLAWSNGDPVTVIGIDGSILESPKKLPYVMLSVAKRIDIWLDLRNKKQGDKLELKSLAFESGMGGMMDGGMMGGGNTRLPLGSEYRLFTINLDEEGSNDYSLPENLVAFKKLDPAKAVNQNNPREFNFFMERMQWTINGRTWEGTEVAEEETVKLNTTEIWQLSNKGGEMMGGGGMMGGGGMMGRGNKNGGMGNMMQMPHPIHIHQVQFNILDRDVSRVEPALWNSIKDGFIDEGWQDTVLLMPGMKVRVIMEFKNYKGLFVYHCHNLEHEDMGMMRNFLIEDDRKSNSIKNFK from the coding sequence ATGAAAAATAATGATAGAAGGAAATTCATAAAATTAGGTTTTTCAGGTGCTTCCATGCTTATTGCCTGGCCCTTTTTGCAGTCCTGTGTAAATGGGAATAATAAGTATGATAACGATCCCTTAAAATTAAGTCCCGATTTTCAACCGCACCTGGATATTAAATTAAACGCGGTAGAAAGGGATATGGCACTATTGGAAGGAAAAAAAACCAGGTGCTGGACTTTTGAAAGTGAGTTAATAAAAGGAAATCCGGAAAGCCTTCAGCAAATAGCGGGGAGTTACCTTGGCCCCATAATAAAGGTGGATAAAGGCCAGAAAATAAGGATCAGGTTTACCAATAGTTTACCCCAGGAAAGTATTGTGCACTGGCACGGAATGCACGTGCCGGAAGAATATGATGGCCATCCAAATGACGTGATATCTAATGGGGAAACCTACGTATATGAATATACGGTTATGAACAGGGCCGGGACCTACTGGTTCCACCCACATCCCCATGGTGAAACCGGGGAGCAGGTTTATATGGGACTCGCCGGGCTTCTATTAGTATCAGATAAAGAAGAAAAGAAGTTGAACCTGCCGGCAGGCGAATTTGATTTACCGGTGGTTATCCAGGACCGCAGTTTTAACGATGATAATCAACTGGTATATCTCGATGGGGGTAGAATGGATAAGATGATGGGATTTCTGGGAGATAGGATTTGCATTAATGGCCGGGCTAATCAACAACTGGATTTAAAAGCTGGCTGCAGTTATCGCCTAAGATTTTTAAACGGTTCTAATTCGAGATTTTATAAACTCGCATGGAGCAATGGAGATCCGGTCACGGTAATTGGAATTGACGGCAGTATCCTGGAGAGTCCCAAAAAATTGCCTTATGTAATGCTTTCTGTTGCTAAAAGAATTGATATATGGCTGGATTTAAGAAACAAAAAGCAGGGAGATAAACTGGAGTTGAAAAGCCTCGCCTTTGAAAGTGGCATGGGAGGAATGATGGATGGTGGTATGATGGGTGGCGGCAACACTCGTTTGCCACTGGGCTCTGAATACAGGCTCTTTACAATTAACCTTGATGAAGAAGGATCTAATGATTATTCCCTCCCGGAAAACCTGGTTGCCTTTAAAAAACTGGATCCGGCCAAGGCGGTGAATCAAAACAATCCAAGGGAATTCAATTTCTTTATGGAACGTATGCAATGGACCATAAACGGCCGGACCTGGGAAGGCACAGAAGTAGCCGAAGAGGAAACCGTAAAACTAAATACTACCGAAATATGGCAACTTTCCAACAAAGGTGGAGAAATGATGGGCGGTGGCGGCATGATGGGCGGTGGCGGTATGATGGGGCGAGGGAATAAAAATGGTGGAATGGGAAATATGATGCAGATGCCCCACCCCATCCATATACACCAGGTGCAATTCAATATCCTGGATCGCGATGTCTCCCGGGTAGAACCGGCTTTATGGAATTCCATAAAAGACGGATTTATAGATGAAGGATGGCAGGATACGGTCCTGTTAATGCCCGGAATGAAAGTACGTGTGATTATGGAATTCAAAAATTACAAAGGCCTTTTTGTATATCATTGCCACAACCTGGAACATGAGGATATGGGGATGATGAGAAATTTTCTAATAGAGGACGACCGTAAATCGAACAGTATAAAAAATTTTAAATAA
- a CDS encoding SHOCT domain-containing protein → MMMMWWWIIGLGLLLLMVFWYSGKPKNRPGESRNGNPMDILKERYAQGEITKEEFESKQKTLNNKK, encoded by the coding sequence ATGATGATGATGTGGTGGTGGATAATAGGTTTAGGCCTGCTTTTACTTATGGTATTTTGGTATTCTGGTAAACCCAAAAACAGACCGGGAGAAAGCAGGAATGGGAATCCAATGGATATATTAAAAGAGCGGTATGCCCAAGGCGAAATAACTAAAGAGGAATTTGAAAGCAAACAAAAAACCCTCAATAACAAAAAGTAG